In Commensalibacter nepenthis, the genomic window TAACAAAACCGCAATCTTAGCATAGCTGAACTTAAAGTCAGTATCAATTTTACGTTGTTCTTCGTTATACGCCAAAGCCCTATTATAGACAAACCGAGAGCATCCGCAAAACTGACGCAGTTTGCGAATATCCGCACCATTTGGCATTAATTCATATTTAAAGGCTTTCTTTATACGCATGACTGTATTATAGACTTGGTCTATGAATAGTCAACAAGATATACGACATGGAAGACATTGTGTA contains:
- a CDS encoding helix-turn-helix domain-containing protein — its product is MRIKKAFKYELMPNGADIRKLRQFCGCSRFVYNRALAYNEEQRKIDTDFKFSYAKIAVLL